The Clostridia bacterium DNA segment TGATTCGATTAAGAAAGGCATAGGTATGGTGCATCAGCATTTTATGCTGGTTCACAATATGAATGCTGCAGAAAATGTCATGATTGGCTTAGAGGATATCGGTAAGGTGTTCATTAATCAGAAAAGCGTTGAAGCTAGGTTATCCGAAATCATGGACAAGTACCATCTGCATGTAGATATGAACTGTCAAATTCAGAATATGTCAGTGGGGGCTCAACAGAGAGTGGAAATTCTCAAGGCCTTGTATAGGCAGAGCAGCTTGCTGATTCTTGATGAACCAACTGCTGTCTTGACCCCGCAGGAGATTGAAGATCTCTTTCGGTTTATTGAAGAATACATCAGGCAAGACAATTCTGTTGTGTTGATAACGCATAAATTAGATGAAATTATGAAAATTGCTGACCGTATTACAGTGATGCGTGCCGGTGTTAAAACAGGAACATTTCGTAAAACAGATATAAAAGATAAAAAAGAACTTGCGGAGAAAATGATGGGTGAAAGCATAGAATGGGACATAAAACGCAAGGTGAATACAGAAGGACTAGAAAAAGTACTTGAGGTAAAGAACCTAGTCGTTCGGGATAATCGGGGACTTAATGCTTTAAATGGAGTAAGCTTTGATCTGCATAAGGGTGAAATTCTTGGTGTGGCTGGTGTGTCAGGCAATGGTCAAACAGAATTGGCAGAGGCACTGGCAGGACTAAGGCCAATTCATGAAGGTGAAATTTTCTATGACGGTGAGAATATTGCAAACATGAGTCCTAGAAAAATTCAGGAGATGCAGATTCGATATATCCCTGAGGACCGACATCGTGTTGGATTGATTTTGGATTATTCACTACGTGATAATTATATGTTGGGTAAATTTTATGCTGAACCAAGTAGCCATGGTTTGAGACTGGACCATAAATACAACAATGATATGTCTGAAAAATTGTTGAAAGAGTACAATGTTATGGCGACCGATATATGGCAGAAGGCACGTACTTTATCCGGTGGCAACCAGCAGAAAATTATTCTTGGAAGGGAATTGTCAGCTGAACCCCGGATTTTAATTTCTACACAGGCGACGCGTGGCTTGGATATTGCATCGACCATATTTGTGCAGCAATGCATCATGGAGCAGAAAGAGAAGGGTACTGGCATTCTCTATATATCCACAGAATT contains these protein-coding regions:
- a CDS encoding ABC transporter ATP-binding protein; this encodes MEKLVVKNLSKSFGSVKANQHVDLTVESGEVHAILGENGAGKTTLMKCIYGLHKIDEGEIYYEGESMENHSVSDSIKKGIGMVHQHFMLVHNMNAAENVMIGLEDIGKVFINQKSVEARLSEIMDKYHLHVDMNCQIQNMSVGAQQRVEILKALYRQSSLLILDEPTAVLTPQEIEDLFRFIEEYIRQDNSVVLITHKLDEIMKIADRITVMRAGVKTGTFRKTDIKDKKELAEKMMGESIEWDIKRKVNTEGLEKVLEVKNLVVRDNRGLNALNGVSFDLHKGEILGVAGVSGNGQTELAEALAGLRPIHEGEIFYDGENIANMSPRKIQEMQIRYIPEDRHRVGLILDYSLRDNYMLGKFYAEPSSHGLRLDHKYNNDMSEKLLKEYNVMATDIWQKARTLSGGNQQKIILGRELSAEPRILISTQATRGLDIASTIFVQQCIMEQKEKGTGILYISTELDEIMEICDRVVVFYEGRIIKTFMTGELDKWQIGLLMAGNKDHQSMSCKREKGNENTREV